The following is a genomic window from Candidatus Epulonipiscium sp..
GGAAAAAGCCGTGCCAAAATGGTTGTTGATGATAAAAAGAAAGTTACTTTTAATAATGTGGCAGGGTTAGATGAAGAGAAAGAGGAATTAAAAGAAATTGTAGATTTTCTGAAGCAACCTAAAAAGTTCGTTGAACTGGGAGCTAGGATACCCAAGGGCGTTTTGTTAGTGGGTCCACCGGGGACGGGGAAAACCCTTCTTGCTAAAGCTGTAGCTGGAGAAGCAGGAGTTCCTTTCTTTAGCATATCCGGTTCTGATTTTGTGGAAATGTTTGTAGGAGTGGGGGCATCCCGAGTAAGAGATCTCTTTGAACAGGCTAAGAAAAATTCTCCATGTATTATATTTATTGATGAAATCGATGCTGTAGGGCGAAGACGTGGAGCCGGACTCGGAGGAGGCCATGACGAGAGAGAACAAACCCTTAACCAATTATTGGTTGAAATGGATGGGTTTGGTGTCAATGAGGGAGTTATAGTGGTTGCTGCCACTAATAGAGCTGATATATTAGACCCTGCTCTTTTACGTCCCGGTCGTTTTGATAGGAGAGTAGTAGTAGGCAGACCAGATGTAAGAGGGAGGGAAGAAATTCTTAAGGTTCATGCAAAAGGCAAACCCCTAGAAGAAGATGTTGATTTAAGGATAGTTGCACAAACGACTGCCGGATTTACAGGGGCTGACCTTGAAAGTCTTCTTAATGAAGCGGCGCTATTATCAGCTAGGGAAGATAAAAGGGCCATTAATATGGAAACCATACAAAAAGCATTTGTGAAGGTTGGAATAGGAACTGAGAAAAAAAGCCGTGTAGTATCTGAAAAAGAAAAGAAAATTACAGCATATCATGAGGCGGGTCATGCTGTAATCCATCAAGTTCTTCCTGAACTAGACCCCGTTCATAGTATTTCCATTATTCCTACAGGTATGGCAGGAGGATATACAATGCCTCTTCCAGGGGAAGATAGAATGTACATGACCAAAAGGCGCATGGAGCAAGAAATAGTGAGCTTGCTTGGAGGAAGGGCGGCTGAAAAAATTATATTAGATGATATAACGACAGGGGCATCTAATGATATCGAAAGAGCAACAGCCATAGCAAGAAATATGGTAACCAAATATGGTATGAGCACCCTAGGGCCACTTCAATTTGGAAATGATAATGATGAAGTATTCATAGGAAGAGATTTAGCACACACAAGAAATTATGGGGAAGAAGTTGCATCTGCCATAGATAAAGAAATTAGATTAATTATAGACGAATCTTATGAAGAGGCTCAAAATATTCTTAAAAATCATATGGAAATACTCCATAAAACAGCCAAATTACTAATAGAAAAAGAAAAAATAACCGGCAAAGAATTCAGTGAATTATTTGAAGACCAGGAAATTAGTGATGGTAGCTTAAATCTAGACACTACAGTATAAACTGTAGTGTTTTTTAACCTAGTCAGGGGCGGGACCTATCCCATAGCAGTTATTTGTTATAGGGGGCATACTGACCTATAAAGTAAGGAGGAAATATGAAATCAAAAATTATACAACTTCTAAAATCTGCCGATGACTACATCTCGGGGGAGGAAATGAGTAAAATCTTTGGGGTTTCAAGGACAGCAATTTGGAAAGTAATAACCCATCTAAAGGGTCAGGGTTATATCATAGAGTCTGTCACTAACAAAGGCTACTACCTGAAAAGTAGCCCTGATTTATTAACCGAAGAAGAAATCATCTATGATTTAAAGACAAGATATATAGGAAAAAAAGTATACCATTATGATAAAATTGATTCAACTAACAAAGAAGCAAAAAAGTTGGCATCCAAAGGTGAAAAGGAAGGGATTGTTGTAGTTGCGGAAGAACAGTTGCTAGGAAAGGGTCGACTAGGAAGAACCTGGTCATCCCCCACAGGGGTTGGGATATGGATGTCTATTATTCTCAGGCCTGAAATTTCTCCTATAGATGCTTCCAAAGTAACCTTAATAGCAGGGCTTGCAGTATGTAGGGGTATAGAAAGTGTTACAGGTCTAAAATCGCAGATTAAATGGCCTAATGATATAATTATAAATAACAAAAAAGTATGTGGTATATTAACAGAAATGAGTGCTGAAATAGAAAAAATAAACTACATTATTTTAGGAATAGGCATGAACGTAAATACATATTCATTTCCAGAAGATATAATGAACAAGGCCACATCTTTAAAGATTGAGGGAAAAAAGAATTACGACAGGAAAGACATTTTACAGCAAATTTTAGTAGAGTTCGAGAAAAATTACGATGATTTTATCAAAAACAATAATATGGATAAAGTCTTAAGGGAGTATAAAAGGAACTGTTTAACCCTTGGAAAAGACGTTAAGATAATTGAAAGAGCCGGTGAATTCACAGGAAAAGCATTAGATGTATCAAAAGAAGGAGAACTTATAGTGCAAAAGGAAAATGGAGAAATGGTAACAGTGCTTTCAGGAGAAGTATCGGTTAGGGGTATGTACGGATACATTTAGGAGGGAATTATGGAAAAAGAAGTTATGGCATCAGCTTCATATTATGCACAAAAATATTACAGCAATCCAGAATTTGACGAAATACCCATTGCTATTAAGGATGATATCAAGTTTATTTGTATATCCTTGGCAGAAAAACTACAAGGAATTTTTTCCATGGGTTTTTATAAAAATGGAGATATTTATTTTGAAATAAAATCAGATGAAAAAGACTATGATTTTGATGAGATAGGGGCGTCCCTGGAAATCAAAAAACTAGAGAAGGAAAATAAGGAACTTATAAGAATGCTAAAGATATGGTACAGAATATATAAAACAAAAGAAGGAGAAGCTATAAAAGAAACAATATTAAAAAGAGATAAATAGATAATAAAAAAGGCATTGCCTATTAAAATTGTATTGAATTATTTTTGTTTTTAGATATAATACTTACATAGCTGAAATTCTATTTAAAAGGATTGATTTTGATAAGAACTTAAATCAACCTCGGTTTCAATTCTGTGAACCAAGAATTCAGACTATATAAAACTAAAAAGAATATGCGTCTTGTATCCTTTTGGAACGAGAACGGAGGTGAAGAAATGAGTCAAACAGCAGTGGTAAAACAGGGCTCTACCAAAAGATTGGTTACTGCAGGTATGCTTGTGGCGATTTCTATTCTTCTTGATGCAACACCCTTTGGTACCATTAGACTTCCTTTAATCAGTGCCACTATTGCCCACATTCCAACAATTATCGGGGGAATTTTGTGCGGACCCTTAGTAGGAGCTATTATAGGATTATCCTTTGGGCTTGCTAGTTTAATCAGGAATTTAACTCAGCCTACAAGTATATTATCATTTGCCCTTATGAACCCCCTAATATCTGTGCTACCAAGAGTATTAGTAGGGATATTATCTTATTACACCTATCACGGAGTAAGAAAGTTTGCAAATGATTACCTATCAATCATAATAGGAGCGGTAATCGGGAGTTTTACAAATACTGTGGCGGTCTTGGGTATGATTTATATAGTCTATGCCAAG
Proteins encoded in this region:
- a CDS encoding biotin--[acetyl-CoA-carboxylase] ligase; translated protein: MKSKIIQLLKSADDYISGEEMSKIFGVSRTAIWKVITHLKGQGYIIESVTNKGYYLKSSPDLLTEEEIIYDLKTRYIGKKVYHYDKIDSTNKEAKKLASKGEKEGIVVVAEEQLLGKGRLGRTWSSPTGVGIWMSIILRPEISPIDASKVTLIAGLAVCRGIESVTGLKSQIKWPNDIIINNKKVCGILTEMSAEIEKINYIILGIGMNVNTYSFPEDIMNKATSLKIEGKKNYDRKDILQQILVEFEKNYDDFIKNNNMDKVLREYKRNCLTLGKDVKIIERAGEFTGKALDVSKEGELIVQKENGEMVTVLSGEVSVRGMYGYI
- a CDS encoding ECF transporter S component, with the protein product MSQTAVVKQGSTKRLVTAGMLVAISILLDATPFGTIRLPLISATIAHIPTIIGGILCGPLVGAIIGLSFGLASLIRNLTQPTSILSFALMNPLISVLPRVLVGILSYYTYHGVRKFANDYLSIIIGAVIGSFTNTVAVLGMIYIVYAKDVVEKFSEVGKIGSAQTILLGIASANGLPEAIVAAILSVIIVKTLKKIYNI
- the hflB gene encoding ATP-dependent zinc metalloprotease FtsH, coding for MLIFIIIILAVIFSTNGIPRNPEKQVTYDQLITKLKSGDVQKLDIYPEADSRGAEIKITLKNGDLAEINVPSVEHFMERIREFEETTEIEPHEIARSNWFLNLLPSLVIMVLVVILLIFIMQQIQGSGGGSRVMSFGKSRAKMVVDDKKKVTFNNVAGLDEEKEELKEIVDFLKQPKKFVELGARIPKGVLLVGPPGTGKTLLAKAVAGEAGVPFFSISGSDFVEMFVGVGASRVRDLFEQAKKNSPCIIFIDEIDAVGRRRGAGLGGGHDEREQTLNQLLVEMDGFGVNEGVIVVAATNRADILDPALLRPGRFDRRVVVGRPDVRGREEILKVHAKGKPLEEDVDLRIVAQTTAGFTGADLESLLNEAALLSAREDKRAINMETIQKAFVKVGIGTEKKSRVVSEKEKKITAYHEAGHAVIHQVLPELDPVHSISIIPTGMAGGYTMPLPGEDRMYMTKRRMEQEIVSLLGGRAAEKIILDDITTGASNDIERATAIARNMVTKYGMSTLGPLQFGNDNDEVFIGRDLAHTRNYGEEVASAIDKEIRLIIDESYEEAQNILKNHMEILHKTAKLLIEKEKITGKEFSELFEDQEISDGSLNLDTTV